A window of the Desulfopila inferna genome harbors these coding sequences:
- a CDS encoding trimethylamine methyltransferase family protein gives MRTRAKKIIALFDSAVANEQRYEFQNAKRYYSKIVEIYPNSPEAGIARERIQDMDALSREKRIYKRIDRNARRVLTEIGIDISSNPELMKILMDADAIDFNNEHSLYIPLTEEYVDSCLAEVPTYMAEDPGENAFGTGATPPFLLRPDRQDVLAPATRLEFEEIVQTAAEYTDTLGIFSIPVATDKSIDDFECSRLMEQFSDLKMTYTKNMTDEETAYFRNRDDWLDGTSLITSLTYMPSMVAPFIRSIQSGNNVLLLDLTIAGSTGPISPEALLTQIHAQVLFMMILAQTINPNVSCVHGGIPDVLGISGDLCYSDPSQPIINSAMARLNMWVTGFPSAQSGGSTSIINDIPAAVEESELSRNTLREYGVHILRHAMGAMGSLNYFSLEKFIQDCERERESRRIMLKTRHDFVVPLYFPEDKHVLSGIREIAVKGGAKNADHTLNNTGAFMKWQKQLIEMSEKKVYYPEFRNSLQKHKKNIDRTTKGERVSQLQDTLFPDGDIPTEEI, from the coding sequence ATGAGAACACGGGCAAAAAAAATAATTGCACTTTTCGATTCGGCGGTGGCAAATGAACAACGCTACGAGTTTCAAAATGCCAAGAGATACTACAGCAAAATCGTTGAAATCTACCCAAATAGTCCAGAGGCAGGAATTGCAAGGGAAAGAATCCAGGACATGGATGCGCTTAGTCGAGAAAAGAGAATCTATAAAAGAATCGACCGCAATGCCAGACGCGTACTCACCGAAATAGGAATTGATATCTCCAGCAACCCTGAATTGATGAAAATATTAATGGATGCTGATGCTATCGACTTCAACAACGAGCATTCGCTCTATATTCCCCTGACTGAAGAATACGTCGACTCGTGCCTCGCCGAAGTGCCCACTTACATGGCCGAAGATCCCGGAGAAAATGCCTTTGGTACAGGTGCTACCCCGCCGTTCCTGCTGCGGCCCGATCGTCAGGATGTTCTGGCGCCGGCCACGCGGCTGGAGTTCGAGGAGATAGTTCAAACCGCTGCAGAATATACGGATACCCTTGGTATCTTCAGCATTCCGGTGGCTACGGATAAGTCGATAGACGATTTCGAATGCTCCAGATTGATGGAGCAGTTTTCCGATCTGAAAATGACCTATACGAAAAATATGACCGATGAGGAAACAGCCTATTTCCGTAATCGGGACGATTGGCTGGACGGCACCAGTTTGATCACTTCTTTGACCTACATGCCGTCCATGGTCGCTCCTTTTATTCGCAGCATTCAAAGCGGCAACAATGTGCTGCTGCTGGATCTCACTATTGCCGGGTCCACAGGGCCGATAAGTCCGGAAGCCCTGCTTACCCAGATCCATGCTCAGGTACTCTTCATGATGATACTGGCCCAGACCATCAATCCGAATGTGAGCTGCGTTCACGGCGGCATTCCCGATGTTCTCGGGATCAGCGGCGATCTCTGTTACAGCGATCCCAGCCAGCCCATCATCAATTCAGCCATGGCCCGGCTGAACATGTGGGTAACCGGCTTTCCGTCGGCGCAATCAGGCGGAAGCACCAGTATTATTAACGATATCCCGGCGGCGGTTGAGGAATCCGAACTCAGCCGCAACACTTTGCGGGAATACGGTGTCCACATTCTGCGTCATGCCATGGGTGCCATGGGGAGTCTGAACTATTTCAGCCTGGAAAAATTTATTCAGGACTGCGAGCGTGAACGAGAGTCGCGCAGAATTATGCTTAAAACCAGACATGATTTTGTCGTACCCCTCTATTTTCCCGAAGACAAGCATGTTCTCAGCGGAATCCGGGAAATTGCAGTAAAAGGCGGGGCTAAAAATGCTGATCATACCCTCAACAATACCGGCGCTTTCATGAAATGGCAAAAACAGCTTATAGAGATGTCCGAAAAGAAGGTTTACTA